The following proteins are co-located in the Salvelinus fontinalis isolate EN_2023a chromosome 29, ASM2944872v1, whole genome shotgun sequence genome:
- the thg1l gene encoding probable tRNA(His) guanylyltransferase encodes MFGPVPCRLPGGIKTCILRPVARVFTSSSRMAKSKFEYVRNFETDDTCLKNCYIVVRLDGRNFHKFAEQHNFLKPNDDRALGLMTCSARSVMEDLDDIIISYGQSDEFSFVFKRTSNWFKRRASKLMTHVASQFSSSYVFYWRNYFGDQPLLYPPGFDGRVVLYPSNRNLRDYLSWRQADCHVNNLYNTVFWTLVQKGGLTTTQAEDRLKGTLAADKNEIMFSEFNINYNKEPLVHRKGTALIWEKLEETVTKSVTLPNEAGEEVLVTRTRRRVSAHVCDVIGNQFWEEHPNILEDDNC; translated from the exons ATGTTTGGTCCAGTGCCGTGTAGATTACCAGGAGGCATCAAGACGTGCATCCTTCGACCAGTAGCCAGGGTTTTCACCAGCAGCTCCAGAATGGCCAAGAGCAAGTTTGAGTACGTCCGTAACTTCGAGACAGACGACACCTGTCTGAAAAACTGTTACATCGTGGTGCGGTTGGATGGAAGGAACTTCCACAA GTTTGCAGAGCAGCACAACTTCCTGAAGCCCAACGACGACAGAGCTCTGGGTCTGATGACGTGCAGCGCCAGGTCTGTCATGGAGGACCTGGATGACATCATCATCTCCTACGGACAGAGTGACGAGTTCAGCTTCGTCTTCAAGAGGACCTCCAACTGGTTCAAGAGGAGAGCCAG taaGCTGATGACCCATGTCGCGTCCCAGTTCTCCTCTTCCTATGTGTTCTACTGGAGGAACTACTTCGGAGACCAGCCCCTTCTTTACCCCCCGGGGTTTGACGGGCGGGTGGTTCTGTATCCTAGCAACCGCAACCTCCGGGACTACCTCAGCTGGAGGCAGGCTgact GTCACGTCAACAACCTGTATAACACAGTGTTTTGGACGTTGGTGCAGAAAGGCGGACTCACCACTACACAGGCAGAGGACCGACTAAAG ggaaCGTTGGCAGCAGATAAGAATGAGATCATGTTTTCTGAGTTTAATATCAATTACAACAAGGAGCCTCTGGTCCACAGGAAAGGAACAGCCCTCATCTGGGAGAAG CTGGAAGAAACAGTGACCAAGAGCGTGACGCTCCCCAACGAGGCGGGGGAGGAGGTGCTAGTGACACGCACCAGGAGGCGTGTCAGTGCCCACGTCTGTGACGTCATAGGGAACCAGTTCTGGGAGGAACACCCCAACATTCTAGAAGACGACAACTGCTGA